From Terriglobales bacterium, one genomic window encodes:
- a CDS encoding cytochrome c-type biogenesis protein CcmH, translating into MLRAKYIVQGLLLAVVCMGLMGANPSIDARFNDLGHKLMCKCGCNQILLECNHVGCSYSTKMRDELMAALQKGDSDSLVLQSFVQQYGSTVLAAPTTQGFNVVAWIMPFFALVAGLTLVTVIVRKWKFRTAPVGVQNLPQETLDEFRRKAREETEV; encoded by the coding sequence ATGCTCCGAGCGAAATACATCGTACAAGGCTTGTTGCTGGCGGTGGTGTGCATGGGGTTGATGGGAGCGAACCCGTCCATCGACGCACGGTTCAACGATCTTGGCCACAAACTGATGTGCAAGTGCGGGTGCAACCAGATCCTTCTGGAATGCAATCACGTGGGCTGCTCGTATTCCACGAAGATGCGCGACGAGTTGATGGCCGCCCTGCAAAAGGGCGATAGCGACAGCCTGGTGCTGCAATCCTTTGTGCAGCAGTACGGGTCCACGGTGCTGGCGGCCCCGACGACACAGGGCTTCAACGTGGTGGCGTGGATCATGCCTTTCTTTGCGCTGGTTGCAGGATTGACGCTGGTAACGGTGATCGTGAGGAAGTGGAAGTTCCGGACGGCACCGGTGGGAGTGCAGAATCTACCGCAGGAAACACTGGACGAGTTCCGGCGCAAGGCACGCGAGGAGACGGAAGTATGA
- a CDS encoding carboxypeptidase-like regulatory domain-containing protein: protein MIRRSAVLVLLGLLAISATAATLTGTVTNATTGKPSAGDDVALLGMSQGMNVLAQTKSDANGKFSFNIDDQSTPHLVRVTHGGASYFPQGGPVRPGATTVEVNVYDSAKKLDGVATNVNVMRLQAEKDTLQVLELIAVKNDSKPPRTLAGERTFEFYLPAGAHVDQAIVQGPGGMPVNTTATPDGNSGKHYFTYALKPGETRFEIAYHLPYAGEATFAPKITDNIQHFVVMMPKSMNFEAKNASRFSPMNEDPSATVQVATGVTPGTDLAFRVSGTGVLQDEQRGGAEQAQGGGAMGGDSRPGGGLGPPTDAPDPLHSIRWYILGGLAIVLVSGGVFVVSRANQHGGGAQSAPVQAAAAPAVVPTATPAVKDRSTLLLEALKDELFQLEVERQQGKISQEEYEKSRAALDQTLSRALARKSGS, encoded by the coding sequence ATGATTCGACGTAGTGCAGTTTTGGTGTTGCTGGGATTGTTGGCGATCTCTGCCACGGCAGCGACGTTGACGGGCACGGTGACGAACGCGACGACGGGGAAGCCCTCGGCGGGAGATGATGTCGCTCTGCTCGGGATGTCGCAGGGCATGAACGTGTTGGCGCAGACGAAGTCGGATGCGAACGGAAAGTTCTCATTCAACATCGATGACCAGAGCACACCGCACCTGGTAAGAGTGACGCATGGTGGCGCGAGCTATTTTCCGCAGGGCGGGCCGGTGCGTCCGGGGGCGACCACGGTTGAGGTGAACGTCTACGATTCGGCAAAGAAATTGGACGGAGTTGCGACCAATGTGAACGTCATGCGCCTGCAGGCAGAGAAGGACACTTTGCAGGTGCTGGAGTTGATCGCGGTAAAGAACGACTCCAAGCCTCCGCGGACGCTGGCGGGAGAGAGGACGTTTGAGTTCTACCTGCCAGCAGGCGCACATGTGGACCAGGCAATCGTGCAAGGTCCCGGCGGGATGCCGGTGAATACGACGGCAACCCCGGATGGCAACTCGGGGAAACACTACTTTACGTATGCGCTGAAACCGGGCGAGACAAGGTTCGAGATTGCGTATCACCTGCCGTACGCGGGCGAGGCGACATTCGCGCCGAAGATTACGGACAACATCCAGCATTTTGTGGTGATGATGCCGAAGTCGATGAACTTCGAGGCGAAGAATGCGTCACGATTCTCCCCGATGAATGAGGACCCAAGTGCGACCGTGCAAGTGGCGACGGGAGTGACTCCAGGAACGGACTTGGCATTCCGGGTGTCCGGCACCGGTGTATTACAGGACGAACAGCGAGGCGGCGCCGAACAGGCGCAGGGCGGTGGAGCGATGGGTGGAGATTCGCGTCCGGGCGGAGGATTAGGACCGCCGACAGACGCTCCGGATCCGCTGCACAGTATCCGGTGGTACATCCTGGGCGGCCTGGCGATTGTGCTGGTGTCGGGCGGCGTTTTCGTAGTCAGCCGAGCCAATCAGCATGGCGGAGGGGCGCAATCGGCTCCGGTGCAGGCTGCTGCGGCACCGGCGGTTGTGCCAACTGCCACGCCCGCGGTGAAGGATCGGTCGACCTTGCTGCTGGAAGCACTGAAGGACGAGTTGTTCCAACTTGAAGTAGAGAGGCAACAAGGGAAGATTTCTCAGGAGGAGTACGAGAAATCGAGGGCTGCACTGGATCAGACGCTGAGCAGGGCACTGGCGAGGAAATCTGGATCTTAA
- a CDS encoding metallophosphoesterase family protein, which translates to MISDTHGLLRDEAVEALRGADAILHAGDVGSVEVLDALKKIAPVHAIRGNVDVKPWAKKLPLTLTVELGGVKFFLIHNRGELKRVPEGAGAVIFGHSHKPLIESTDGVIYFNPGSAGPRRFRLPICVGRMRIEEGRLMPEIIILDEK; encoded by the coding sequence GTGATTTCTGACACTCACGGATTGCTCCGCGATGAAGCGGTTGAGGCGCTCCGCGGAGCGGATGCGATCCTGCACGCTGGCGACGTGGGTTCGGTGGAAGTGCTGGATGCGCTGAAAAAAATTGCACCGGTGCATGCGATCCGCGGGAACGTGGATGTAAAGCCCTGGGCCAAGAAGCTGCCGTTGACCTTGACGGTCGAACTGGGCGGAGTGAAGTTCTTCCTGATTCATAATCGCGGCGAGTTGAAACGAGTTCCAGAGGGAGCGGGCGCGGTGATATTCGGACATTCGCACAAGCCGCTGATCGAGAGCACCGATGGTGTTATCTACTTCAATCCGGGAAGCGCAGGGCCCCGACGATTTCGGCTGCCGATCTGCGTTGGGCGGATGCGGATTGAGGAAGGTCGGCTCATGCCGGAGATCATCATTTTGGACGAAAAGTGA
- the hisI gene encoding phosphoribosyl-AMP cyclohydrolase — protein sequence MTEIDFEKMDGLTPAIVQDKDTGEVLMLGFMNRESFEKTFATGYVTFYSRTRQKLWTKGETSGNRLKVVSAQTDCDNDTLLFQVEVEGDGLVCHEGTRSCFTRMVPMVSASEKVQ from the coding sequence ATGACGGAAATCGATTTCGAAAAGATGGATGGACTGACACCTGCGATTGTGCAGGACAAGGACACGGGCGAAGTGTTGATGCTCGGGTTCATGAACCGCGAATCGTTCGAGAAGACATTTGCGACCGGTTACGTGACTTTCTACAGCCGTACGCGACAGAAGCTATGGACCAAGGGAGAAACGAGCGGCAACCGCTTGAAGGTGGTGTCGGCGCAAACGGATTGCGACAACGACACATTGCTGTTCCAGGTGGAAGTGGAAGGCGATGGGCTGGTGTGCCACGAAGGAACGCGGTCCTGCTTTACGCGCATGGTGCCGATGGTGAGCGCGTCGGAGAAAGTGCAATGA
- the hisG gene encoding ATP phosphoribosyltransferase: protein MTPTKPVSNKIRLGVPKGSLQDATVALFSQAGWKIYVSGRSYFPAIDDPEIECMLIRAQEMARYVEQGVLDVGLTGIDWVRENGLEVEAIADLVYAKQSRGKVRWVLAVPEDSRFQKAEDLEGCVIATELVNVTKQYFANKGVNVRVEFSWGATEVKPPVLADAIVEVTETGSSLRANRLRIIDTVMESYTQVIANKAAMQNEWKREKISNLALMLTGAIAAQGRVGLMLNVKKEDLEQVLKVLPALKRPTISELAANNGELWVAVNTIIEETTARDIIPKLKAAKAQGIVEYPLNKIVV from the coding sequence ATGACGCCGACGAAACCTGTTTCCAACAAGATTCGGCTGGGAGTTCCGAAAGGAAGCCTGCAGGACGCAACGGTGGCGTTATTCAGTCAGGCGGGATGGAAGATATACGTTAGCGGGCGTTCGTATTTTCCGGCGATTGACGATCCGGAGATCGAGTGCATGCTGATCCGCGCACAGGAGATGGCGCGGTACGTGGAGCAGGGCGTGCTGGACGTCGGACTGACGGGAATCGATTGGGTCCGCGAGAATGGCCTGGAGGTGGAGGCCATCGCAGACCTGGTGTACGCGAAACAGAGTCGCGGCAAGGTGCGCTGGGTGCTGGCGGTGCCGGAGGATTCGAGGTTCCAAAAGGCGGAAGACCTGGAAGGTTGCGTGATCGCGACCGAGCTGGTGAACGTGACGAAGCAGTACTTCGCGAACAAGGGTGTGAATGTTCGTGTCGAGTTCTCGTGGGGTGCGACGGAGGTGAAGCCGCCGGTGCTGGCAGATGCGATCGTCGAGGTGACGGAGACCGGGTCGTCGCTGAGGGCGAACCGATTGCGAATCATCGATACGGTGATGGAGTCGTACACGCAGGTGATCGCAAACAAGGCGGCGATGCAAAACGAGTGGAAGAGAGAGAAGATCTCGAACCTGGCGTTGATGTTGACGGGGGCGATCGCGGCGCAGGGTCGCGTGGGATTGATGCTGAACGTCAAGAAAGAAGACCTGGAGCAGGTGCTGAAGGTGCTGCCGGCATTGAAGCGCCCGACCATCTCGGAACTGGCGGCGAACAACGGCGAGCTGTGGGTGGCCGTCAACACGATCATCGAGGAGACGACGGCGAGGGACATTATTCCGAAGTTGAAGGCAGCGAAGGCACAGGGCATTGTGGAGTATCCGCTGAACAAGATCGTGGTGTGA
- the hisD gene encoding histidinol dehydrogenase, producing MKIVSGKKIAAELEKQVNRRILFSAETERLVSKIVADVRKNGERALRRYAEKFDGLERKQAIAVSPEEMTSALESVTPEFRTALEKAAKNIRQFAQWQKPVEFMREMQPGVMVGQVVRPLESVGCYVPGGRYPLPSTLLMTVLPAQVAGVKDIAVASPRPAKETLAAAALVGVETFYRIGGAQAVAALAYGTESVKSVNKIVGPGNKFVTTAKKLVAFDCGIDFLAGPTEALVVSDDGDPKFIAADLLAQAEHDPDASVVLVTTSRKLAERVGAELKAGAKDNPVAKESLKNAVMFVTGSREQSVEVANAIASEHITIPRDYLGEITSAGSIFVGEYSAQSLGDYVSGPNHTLPTGGVARFRGGLSVMDFLKVITVQEVSREGLRSIGPTVENLAEAEGLKAHAESVRVRYGNA from the coding sequence ATGAAGATAGTTTCCGGGAAGAAGATCGCAGCAGAGCTGGAGAAGCAGGTGAACCGGCGCATCCTGTTTTCGGCAGAGACGGAGAGGCTGGTCTCGAAAATCGTGGCAGACGTTCGCAAGAACGGTGAACGGGCGCTGCGGAGATATGCGGAGAAGTTTGACGGCCTTGAGCGGAAGCAGGCGATTGCAGTGTCGCCGGAGGAGATGACGTCGGCTTTGGAGTCGGTGACGCCGGAGTTTCGGACTGCACTGGAGAAGGCGGCGAAGAACATCCGGCAGTTTGCGCAGTGGCAGAAGCCGGTGGAGTTCATGCGGGAAATGCAACCGGGAGTGATGGTGGGACAGGTGGTGCGTCCGCTGGAGTCGGTGGGGTGCTATGTGCCAGGCGGGAGATATCCGCTGCCATCAACGCTGCTGATGACGGTGCTTCCGGCGCAGGTGGCGGGGGTAAAGGACATAGCGGTGGCGTCGCCGCGTCCGGCAAAGGAGACGCTTGCGGCAGCGGCGCTGGTTGGAGTTGAGACGTTCTACCGAATTGGCGGCGCACAGGCGGTGGCAGCACTGGCATATGGGACGGAGTCGGTGAAGTCGGTGAACAAGATTGTTGGTCCGGGGAACAAGTTTGTGACGACGGCGAAGAAGTTGGTGGCATTCGATTGCGGGATCGATTTTCTGGCGGGGCCGACGGAGGCGCTGGTGGTGAGTGATGATGGCGATCCGAAGTTCATCGCGGCTGACTTGCTGGCGCAGGCGGAACATGATCCGGATGCGTCGGTTGTGCTGGTGACGACATCGCGAAAGCTGGCGGAGAGAGTAGGCGCAGAGTTGAAGGCGGGGGCGAAGGATAATCCGGTGGCCAAGGAGTCGCTGAAGAATGCGGTGATGTTTGTGACGGGGTCGCGGGAGCAGTCGGTGGAGGTAGCGAATGCGATCGCGTCGGAGCACATTACGATTCCGCGAGACTACCTGGGTGAGATTACGTCGGCGGGGTCGATCTTTGTCGGCGAGTATTCGGCGCAGTCGTTGGGGGACTATGTGTCGGGGCCCAATCACACGCTGCCGACAGGAGGAGTAGCGAGGTTCCGAGGCGGGCTGAGCGTGATGGATTTCCTGAAGGTGATTACGGTACAAGAAGTTTCGCGAGAAGGGTTGCGGAGTATCGGGCCAACTGTGGAGAACCTCGCCGAGGCGGAGGGATTGAAGGCGCACGCGGAGTCAGTGCGAGTGAGGTACGGCAATGCTTGA
- the hisC gene encoding histidinol-phosphate transaminase has translation MLEARKPVQTMKAYRSPSAGLTGLNMNMNENTAGCSPRVFRKLSSMTALEVSRYPHREHCEAITARFLGVSADQVVLTNGVDEGIHLICEAYLREEDEAILVVPTFGMYAIYIQATGAKIVTVTMRENFEFPIEEIIAAVTPKTRMIALANPNNPSGTAAEPNELLRIVESAPNAAVLIDEAYFEFYGQSVLGALPKYDNLFVARTFSKAYGLAGLRLGVLVGSSNQMEMVRRVSSPYNVNASALACLPVALSDQQYVADYLRQVFDGRLKLQALFGEMGFQYWPSHANFVLARIGPEYRKFIEAMQHRGILVRDRNSDPGCEGCVRITLGNSEQNEMMFKAVRESVAEIGAGRQVAR, from the coding sequence ATGCTTGAGGCACGCAAACCGGTGCAGACGATGAAGGCGTATAGGTCGCCTTCGGCGGGACTGACGGGCCTGAACATGAATATGAACGAAAACACAGCGGGGTGTTCGCCGCGAGTGTTTCGGAAGCTGTCGTCGATGACGGCGCTGGAGGTGTCGAGGTATCCGCATCGAGAGCACTGTGAGGCGATAACGGCGCGATTCCTGGGTGTGAGCGCGGATCAGGTGGTGCTCACGAATGGGGTAGATGAAGGAATCCATCTGATTTGCGAGGCATACCTGCGCGAAGAGGATGAAGCCATCCTGGTGGTGCCGACGTTCGGCATGTACGCGATCTACATCCAGGCGACGGGAGCGAAGATCGTTACCGTGACGATGCGAGAGAACTTCGAGTTTCCGATCGAGGAGATCATTGCGGCCGTGACGCCGAAGACGCGGATGATCGCGCTGGCGAATCCGAACAATCCAAGTGGGACGGCGGCAGAGCCGAACGAATTGTTGCGGATTGTGGAGAGTGCGCCAAACGCAGCGGTGCTGATCGACGAGGCATATTTCGAGTTCTACGGACAGAGTGTGCTGGGCGCACTTCCGAAGTACGACAACCTGTTTGTGGCGCGAACGTTTTCAAAGGCATACGGATTGGCCGGACTACGACTGGGAGTGCTGGTCGGAAGCAGTAACCAGATGGAGATGGTGCGGAGGGTGAGTTCACCGTACAACGTGAATGCGTCGGCACTGGCTTGCCTACCTGTCGCGCTCTCAGATCAACAGTATGTGGCGGATTATCTGCGGCAAGTGTTCGATGGACGGCTGAAGTTGCAGGCGTTGTTTGGAGAAATGGGCTTCCAGTATTGGCCGAGTCACGCAAATTTTGTGCTGGCAAGGATTGGGCCGGAGTACCGGAAGTTCATCGAAGCCATGCAGCATAGAGGAATCCTGGTGAGGGACCGGAATTCCGATCCGGGATGTGAGGGGTGCGTGCGCATTACGCTGGGGAACTCGGAGCAGAACGAGATGATGTTCAAGGCGGTGAGGGAGTCGGTCGCGGAGATCGGAGCCGGAAGGCAGGTGGCACGATGA
- the hisB gene encoding imidazoleglycerol-phosphate dehydratase HisB, producing MRKAKIKRHTNETQIELALTLDGRGTYKVSTGIRFLDHMLELFARHGGFDLQLACKGDLDVDQHHTVEDVGIALGEAFEKALGDKKGINRAGYFLMPMDETLGIAAVDFGGRTSAVIETKVKTRLVGDLQSELVFDFFEGFARGARANVHLKTMYGRSNHHKIESLFKAFARALRVACAKDKRLAEMLPSTKGLL from the coding sequence ATGAGGAAAGCGAAGATCAAGCGGCATACGAACGAAACGCAGATTGAATTGGCGCTGACTCTGGATGGACGCGGGACGTACAAGGTCTCTACTGGGATTCGGTTCCTGGATCATATGCTGGAGCTGTTTGCCCGGCACGGTGGATTCGATCTGCAACTGGCTTGTAAGGGCGACCTGGATGTGGATCAGCATCACACGGTTGAGGACGTGGGGATCGCATTGGGTGAGGCATTCGAGAAAGCACTTGGAGATAAGAAGGGAATCAACCGCGCCGGATATTTCCTGATGCCGATGGATGAAACGCTGGGGATTGCGGCAGTAGATTTCGGCGGCAGGACTTCGGCGGTGATCGAAACAAAAGTGAAGACCAGGCTCGTCGGGGATCTTCAGTCAGAGTTGGTGTTCGATTTCTTCGAAGGATTTGCGAGGGGGGCGCGGGCGAATGTGCATTTGAAGACGATGTATGGGCGTTCTAACCATCACAAGATCGAGTCGTTGTTCAAAGCGTTCGCGCGGGCTTTACGAGTGGCGTGCGCGAAAGACAAGCGGTTGGCGGAAATGCTGCCGAGTACGAAGGGGTTGTTGTGA
- the hisH gene encoding imidazole glycerol phosphate synthase subunit HisH, with amino-acid sequence MRERQAVGGNAAEYEGVVVITLVDYRAGNLASVRKAFEHLGCEVQITEDPEAVRRAKHLVVPGVGHFAATEQLTHAGLRDAIKEAIGQGANFLGICVGMQWMFEGSAESPEVRGLGVLRGMIEKFPAGAKVPHVGWNQVECRGESRILNGVESPSFVYYTHSYRAPLVPETVGVSEYGTEFSGVVEKGNLFGIQFHPEKSGAAGLKMLENFARLAC; translated from the coding sequence GTGCGCGAAAGACAAGCGGTTGGCGGAAATGCTGCCGAGTACGAAGGGGTTGTTGTGATCACGCTGGTGGATTATCGAGCGGGGAACCTGGCATCGGTGCGGAAAGCGTTTGAGCATCTTGGATGCGAGGTGCAGATCACGGAAGATCCGGAGGCAGTGCGCCGGGCGAAACATCTGGTGGTCCCGGGAGTGGGGCACTTTGCAGCAACGGAGCAGTTGACGCATGCAGGGTTGAGGGATGCGATTAAGGAAGCCATCGGGCAGGGTGCAAATTTCCTGGGAATCTGCGTGGGCATGCAGTGGATGTTCGAGGGGAGCGCGGAGTCGCCGGAGGTCCGAGGCTTGGGTGTTCTGCGGGGGATGATCGAAAAGTTTCCGGCGGGAGCGAAGGTTCCACACGTGGGGTGGAACCAGGTGGAGTGTCGGGGTGAGTCGAGGATTCTGAACGGAGTGGAGTCGCCATCGTTTGTGTACTACACGCATTCCTACCGTGCGCCGCTGGTGCCGGAAACGGTGGGGGTAAGCGAGTACGGCACGGAGTTCAGCGGAGTAGTTGAGAAGGGAAATCTGTTTGGAATCCAATTTCATCCGGAGAAGTCGGGCGCGGCGGGATTGAAGATGCTGGAAAACTTCGCGAGGCTGGCGTGCTGA
- the hisF gene encoding imidazole glycerol phosphate synthase subunit HisF, with amino-acid sequence MLTKRIIACLDCHAGRVVKGVNFVNIRDAGDPAELACLHSANGADEIVLLDITATHEERKTLVETVRRTARELFVPFTVGGGIKSLEDAGEIFDAGADKITINSAAVARPEVITDIANRFGSQAVVLAIDAKRLPRSCGKLAAEVYVSGGRKQTGRDAMAWAKEAERRGAGEIMLTSMDRDGTRSGFDLGLTATIAGAVSIPVIASGGAGSVEHFAEVFTEGKADAALAASIFHFGIESIGDLKQRLQAAGIPMRWPI; translated from the coding sequence GTGCTGACGAAGCGGATCATCGCATGTCTCGATTGCCATGCCGGACGCGTGGTGAAGGGTGTGAACTTCGTGAACATCAGGGATGCTGGGGATCCCGCGGAACTGGCGTGCTTGCATTCGGCGAATGGCGCGGATGAGATCGTGCTGCTCGATATCACCGCTACACACGAAGAGCGCAAGACGCTGGTGGAGACGGTGCGTCGAACGGCACGAGAGTTATTTGTGCCATTCACGGTGGGAGGCGGAATCAAGTCGCTAGAGGACGCAGGCGAAATCTTTGATGCAGGAGCGGACAAGATCACGATTAATTCGGCGGCGGTGGCACGTCCGGAGGTAATCACGGACATCGCGAATCGCTTTGGGTCGCAGGCCGTGGTGCTGGCGATCGATGCAAAGAGACTGCCGAGATCATGCGGCAAGCTAGCGGCGGAGGTTTATGTCTCGGGTGGACGAAAGCAGACTGGTCGCGACGCGATGGCGTGGGCAAAGGAAGCGGAACGGCGCGGAGCGGGCGAGATCATGCTGACGTCAATGGATCGTGATGGCACGCGATCAGGTTTCGACCTTGGATTGACCGCAACAATTGCCGGTGCGGTTTCGATTCCGGTGATTGCGTCGGGCGGTGCAGGGTCAGTGGAGCACTTCGCCGAAGTATTCACGGAAGGAAAGGCAGACGCAGCGCTGGCGGCGTCGATCTTCCATTTCGGAATCGAGTCGATCGGCGACCTCAAACAAAGATTACAGGCGGCAGGAATTCCGATGCGGTGGCCTATTTAA
- a CDS encoding 1-(5-phosphoribosyl)-5-[(5-phosphoribosylamino)methylideneamino] imidazole-4-carboxamide isomerase has product MLIPSIDLMGGEIVQLVQGEKKALDFDDFEYWIKRFSKYPLVQLIDLDAAIGTGDNRHMLAQFIERLPCQVGGGIRDIERAREMVEMGARRVIIGSALFRDGVIQKELARRLADQIAAEKLTFAVDAKQGRVAIHGWRTLTEFTAAQAMRELSEWCGAFLYTHIDTEGMLKGFPTEIVPELQKATNRKLIVAGGVSSMDEVERLEAMDVDAIVGMAIYTGKIEA; this is encoded by the coding sequence ATGCTGATTCCTTCGATTGACCTTATGGGCGGCGAGATTGTCCAACTGGTGCAGGGCGAGAAGAAGGCCCTGGACTTCGATGATTTCGAGTACTGGATCAAACGGTTTTCGAAATACCCGCTGGTGCAGTTGATCGACTTGGACGCGGCTATCGGTACGGGAGACAACCGGCACATGCTGGCACAGTTCATTGAGAGACTACCTTGCCAGGTAGGTGGTGGAATTCGTGACATCGAGAGGGCGCGCGAGATGGTGGAAATGGGCGCTCGGCGGGTGATTATTGGGTCGGCATTGTTTAGAGATGGTGTAATCCAGAAGGAATTGGCGAGAAGGTTGGCGGATCAGATTGCCGCGGAGAAGTTGACGTTTGCGGTGGATGCGAAACAGGGGCGAGTGGCCATTCACGGCTGGCGCACACTCACGGAATTCACGGCGGCACAGGCCATGCGTGAGCTCAGTGAGTGGTGCGGGGCTTTTCTCTATACACACATCGATACGGAAGGCATGTTGAAGGGATTCCCGACAGAGATAGTTCCTGAGCTGCAAAAGGCGACCAATCGAAAGCTGATCGTTGCGGGAGGAGTCAGCAGCATGGATGAAGTTGAGCGGTTGGAAGCGATGGATGTGGACGCGATTGTAGGGATGGCAATCTATACGGGAAAGATCGAAGCATAA
- a CDS encoding BON domain-containing protein: protein MNRYLVTAGLLLAMTGMSASAQTTSTDPNQSGSTPQTSAPATPPTFPSDQQQSPDIDRGTNRGDVDSDHRMSGSSHDQQSQASSTSSDQSQSASKAQADIEKALRDDAQLSGSNVSVQVNSNNEVVLSGSVQSETEKNHAEQLARQTAGNVTIINQINTLNSSASSSSSTATPDQSGTSGAIGSSTPSDQSTTGATSGSMSGSTSSQTSSTESQSTSSSSASTPDQTGSSNSVGSGSGSQSTTGTSSTSDQTGSSSGSQYPSTSGSTSGQTGAQGSTSGSSSDMSGSTSGTSGSMTGTASGSSSDMQTQIQSALQQEGLTGVNVNVTDTEINLSGTVETGKEKQTAKRTAKSYANGRKVNDNLTVTGKGQNK from the coding sequence ATGAACCGTTACTTAGTTACCGCAGGCTTGTTGCTTGCCATGACTGGCATGAGCGCCAGTGCCCAGACCACCAGTACAGATCCAAACCAGTCCGGATCCACGCCACAAACCAGTGCCCCGGCAACTCCTCCTACGTTCCCTAGCGACCAGCAGCAGAGCCCCGACATTGATCGTGGCACCAATCGCGGCGACGTAGATTCCGATCACCGTATGTCGGGCAGCTCGCATGACCAGCAGAGCCAGGCATCATCGACTAGCTCCGACCAGAGCCAGTCCGCTTCCAAGGCTCAAGCCGATATCGAGAAGGCTCTCCGGGATGACGCTCAGCTTTCCGGCAGCAACGTCAGTGTCCAGGTCAACAGCAATAACGAAGTAGTTCTGTCCGGGTCGGTTCAGAGCGAAACCGAGAAGAACCACGCAGAACAGCTCGCACGTCAGACGGCGGGCAATGTGACCATCATCAACCAGATCAACACCCTGAATTCCTCGGCGAGTTCGTCCAGTTCCACCGCCACGCCGGATCAGTCCGGAACCTCGGGCGCGATCGGTAGCTCAACACCTTCCGACCAGTCCACCACCGGCGCAACCTCTGGCTCGATGAGCGGCAGCACCAGCTCGCAAACCAGCAGCACCGAGTCCCAGAGCACCAGCAGTTCCTCGGCCAGCACTCCTGATCAGACTGGCTCCTCCAACTCCGTCGGTAGCGGCAGCGGATCGCAGAGCACCACGGGGACCAGCAGCACGTCCGATCAGACCGGATCCTCTAGCGGATCGCAGTACCCCAGCACGTCGGGCAGCACGAGCGGCCAGACCGGAGCACAGGGCAGCACGAGCGGTTCTTCCTCCGACATGTCCGGCTCCACCAGCGGCACCTCCGGTTCCATGACGGGGACCGCCAGCGGCAGCAGCAGCGACATGCAGACGCAGATTCAGTCCGCCCTTCAGCAGGAAGGTCTTACTGGCGTGAACGTGAACGTCACGGACACCGAAATCAATCTGTCTGGAACGGTTGAGACGGGCAAGGAAAAGCAGACCGCAAAGCGTACGGCGAAATCCTACGCGAATGGCCGTAAGGTGAACGACAACCTCACCGTCACCGGTAAGGGCCAGAACAAGTAA
- a CDS encoding isoprenylcysteine carboxylmethyltransferase family protein has translation MHSHTVRRLLALVRTTIFAIVVMGTVGIYLPYFLGFLGDDMHIADARGIGILPLLLGGYIALRCAFSFAWSGLGTPLPLDPPRHLVVAGLYRHARNPMYTGVVLFLFGEWLLWGTNLRGFAIYLAAVIIAVSGFVVLYEEPTLTRKFGAEYDEYRKNVPRFVPRLEPWAPKSKSAASSQG, from the coding sequence ATGCACTCGCACACCGTTCGGCGGTTGTTGGCGTTAGTGCGTACGACGATTTTCGCCATCGTCGTGATGGGTACTGTGGGGATCTACCTGCCTTATTTTTTAGGCTTCCTCGGCGATGACATGCATATCGCCGATGCTCGTGGAATCGGCATACTACCGCTGCTGTTGGGCGGCTATATTGCATTGCGGTGCGCGTTCTCATTTGCGTGGAGTGGGTTGGGGACGCCGCTGCCGCTTGATCCTCCGCGTCACCTGGTGGTGGCCGGGCTATACCGGCACGCACGAAACCCGATGTACACGGGAGTGGTGCTCTTCCTGTTTGGCGAATGGCTCCTCTGGGGAACGAACCTGCGCGGCTTTGCGATCTACTTAGCAGCCGTGATCATCGCCGTCAGTGGGTTTGTGGTGCTCTACGAAGAACCTACGCTGACCCGAAAGTTCGGAGCAGAGTACGACGAGTACCGAAAGAACGTACCGCGGTTTGTTCCAAGACTTGAGCCGTGGGCTCCCAAAAGCAAAAGCGCGGCGTCCAGCCAGGGCTGA